One Candidatus Omnitrophota bacterium DNA segment encodes these proteins:
- a CDS encoding class I SAM-dependent methyltransferase, with protein sequence MKGRESGMPEKDIWEEFFDPAKILATLGMDEKIRDVVEFGCGYGTFTIPAARMVKGKVIAIDIDSAMTSLTRKEAGQSGLSNIVTATRDVVADGTGVEDESIDFVMFFNILHIEQPDILLREARRILRRGGKLSIIHWNYDPLTPRGPSMEIRPKPEDCVRWAEGVGFHSPQRYDLKPYHYGIVLSK encoded by the coding sequence ATGAAAGGCCGGGAAAGCGGTATGCCTGAGAAGGATATATGGGAAGAGTTTTTCGATCCCGCGAAAATTTTGGCAACGCTAGGAATGGATGAAAAAATCAGGGATGTTGTCGAGTTCGGCTGCGGCTATGGCACCTTTACGATTCCTGCCGCGAGGATGGTTAAGGGGAAGGTGATTGCGATTGATATTGATTCTGCAATGACGTCGCTGACCCGGAAGGAAGCGGGGCAAAGCGGGCTTAGTAATATCGTAACCGCGACCCGCGATGTCGTGGCTGATGGAACGGGCGTTGAGGATGAAAGCATTGATTTCGTGATGTTTTTCAACATTCTCCATATTGAGCAGCCAGACATTTTGCTTCGTGAAGCGCGCCGGATTCTTCGCAGAGGCGGCAAGCTCAGCATTATCCATTGGAATTATGATCCGTTGACACCCAGAGGGCCTTCGATGGAGATTCGGCCAAAGCCGGAAGATTGTGTCAGGTGGGCGGAAGGCGTAGGATTTCATTCGCCGCAACGGTATGATTTAAAACCGTATCATTATGGGATTGTTTTGAGTAAATGA
- a CDS encoding sulfite exporter TauE/SafE family protein, translating to MIEMAGMMATALWLGIMTSISPCPLATNIAAVSFLSKQVLHVRQVVFAGCAYTAGRMLAYMLLGVLIITSLLSVPSTAQFLQRYMSRALGPVLLLVGLVLFGVLRLRLPGFSVSVEKQQMLARSGGVGAFSLGFLFALSFCPISAALFFGSLIPLALQSQVGVSLPLVYGLGTALPVLVFALAVALGVSSLSGWFQKISVAEAWMRKLTGLIFFLVGIYYTLTYTIPL from the coding sequence TTGATCGAAATGGCCGGGATGATGGCCACGGCGCTGTGGTTGGGCATCATGACTTCGATTAGTCCGTGCCCGTTGGCTACGAATATTGCTGCGGTGTCCTTTCTGTCGAAGCAGGTGCTCCATGTCCGTCAAGTCGTGTTTGCAGGCTGTGCTTATACAGCCGGACGCATGCTTGCTTACATGCTCTTGGGCGTACTGATTATCACCTCGTTATTGAGTGTTCCCTCCACAGCCCAGTTTCTGCAGAGGTATATGAGCCGGGCATTGGGGCCGGTTTTGTTGTTGGTGGGACTGGTTTTGTTCGGTGTGCTTCGCCTGCGCTTGCCAGGGTTTTCCGTGTCGGTTGAAAAACAACAGATGTTGGCCCGGTCAGGAGGCGTTGGAGCCTTTTCTTTGGGGTTTTTATTTGCGCTCTCATTTTGTCCGATTTCTGCGGCGCTTTTCTTTGGCAGCCTGATTCCGCTTGCATTACAAAGCCAGGTTGGGGTGAGTTTGCCGCTGGTTTACGGTTTAGGGACAGCATTGCCTGTGTTGGTTTTTGCGCTGGCTGTTGCTCTTGGAGTTAGTTCGTTGAGCGGTTGGTTTCAAAAAATCAGCGTGGCAGAGGCGTGGATGAGGAAACTGACCGGACTGATTTTCTTTCTTGTGGGCATCTACTACACGCTTACCTATACAATTCCCCTCTAG
- a CDS encoding glycosyltransferase family 9 protein encodes MDLEEMMGSQAVRKILIIGHTNLGDVVCDAAVVAPLRSCFPQAEISFLTSPSGAELMNGYTGLDEVICWDKRSVGRNVLKRVHFACRLRAKRYNLAVVLKKTLLQRFLSIPQIWELWDVRTMRSNRARSHPVDRYLEHLRGYGVDVPRAAFGFSWRPEDEIFCDQFLAAAGIGARDRLVAICPMAAWSQKSWPIEKWNELAEALRNGHGIRTIALGRSGDERFRELVRRQIDNRIVSALDGTNLKQAMALMKRCAVFIGPDSGLLHLASCLGMETIGVYGPTPKDYIYPYFHRGNLVSTGADLPCMPCYPGFENYPCKDRHPYGVCMEELDFQRVWDLVKQKLMLG; translated from the coding sequence ATGGACCTGGAGGAAATGATGGGCTCTCAGGCAGTCCGTAAAATTTTGATTATCGGCCACACCAATCTCGGAGATGTGGTTTGCGACGCGGCGGTGGTTGCGCCTCTGCGGAGTTGTTTTCCACAGGCAGAGATTTCCTTCCTGACCTCCCCGTCCGGGGCGGAGTTGATGAACGGCTATACTGGGCTGGACGAGGTAATTTGCTGGGACAAGCGCAGCGTTGGCCGTAATGTGCTGAAGAGAGTCCATTTTGCTTGCCGGTTGCGTGCAAAGCGCTACAACCTTGCCGTTGTGCTGAAAAAGACGTTGCTGCAACGCTTTCTCTCGATTCCCCAAATTTGGGAGCTTTGGGATGTTCGCACAATGAGATCAAACCGGGCGCGCTCTCATCCGGTTGATAGATATCTCGAACATCTTCGCGGCTACGGTGTCGATGTGCCAAGAGCCGCTTTTGGGTTTTCATGGAGACCGGAGGATGAAATCTTTTGCGACCAATTCCTGGCTGCGGCAGGGATAGGCGCTCGGGATCGTCTGGTAGCCATTTGTCCGATGGCCGCTTGGTCACAAAAGAGTTGGCCTATAGAAAAGTGGAATGAACTGGCCGAGGCTCTTCGAAACGGTCACGGGATAAGGACAATCGCTCTGGGCCGCAGTGGAGACGAACGGTTCAGGGAGCTTGTCCGGCGGCAGATTGACAATCGGATTGTTTCGGCGCTGGACGGGACAAACTTGAAACAAGCGATGGCCTTGATGAAGAGATGCGCTGTTTTTATTGGCCCTGACTCCGGACTGCTTCACCTTGCAAGCTGTTTGGGCATGGAAACAATCGGAGTCTACGGACCGACTCCGAAGGACTATATCTACCCCTATTTTCACCGGGGGAATCTGGTTTCCACCGGCGCGGACCTGCCTTGCATGCCTTGCTATCCGGGTTTCGAGAACTATCCCTGTAAAGACAGGCATCCGTACGGTGTTTGTATGGAAGAACTGGATTTTCAGCGTGTATGGGACTTGGTGAAGCAGAAGCTTATGCTTGGCTGA
- a CDS encoding amino acid permease, whose translation MNGKNPLLKKEIGLGGAVMMGLGSILGTGVFVSVGIAAGISGPSVILAVLLAAVVAMCNAFSSAQLAANHPVSGGTYEYGYHYLHPLFGFTAGWMFLCAKSASAATASLGFSGYLVNSLGLPSGYFVPVALLVCVLFTGLVLSGVRRASVVNSVIVGMTLLSLGAFVVCGLPSVFSTDHSRFIPFFAPGPEHGKGAMAALLHATALMFVAYTGYGRIATLGEEVHDPRRIIPRAIVLTLIVSAVVYTAVSAVAVGAVGSEALSQAAHTGAAPLEVVARGFSPAGVHLVVALGAMTAMLGVLLNLILGLSRVLLAMGRRGDMPGAVARLNATQTTPYVAVIVVGMIIIGLASLGSVKTAWTFSAFTVLIYYAITNFAALRLTKEQRLYPRIFAWGGLGACLFLAFWVEVQVWVAGFILIMLGMLWWVVAQQIALRKSA comes from the coding sequence ATGAACGGCAAAAATCCCCTGCTAAAGAAAGAAATCGGGCTTGGCGGGGCTGTGATGATGGGCCTGGGTTCCATTCTGGGAACGGGAGTTTTTGTTTCCGTTGGAATTGCTGCGGGCATCTCCGGCCCATCCGTTATTCTGGCTGTCCTGCTGGCGGCGGTTGTGGCGATGTGCAATGCGTTTAGCAGCGCTCAGTTGGCGGCTAATCACCCGGTAAGCGGCGGCACATACGAGTACGGATACCACTATTTGCACCCCCTCTTTGGGTTTACTGCGGGATGGATGTTTTTGTGCGCCAAAAGCGCCTCGGCGGCCACGGCATCTCTAGGCTTTTCCGGTTATCTGGTAAACAGTTTGGGGCTCCCGTCCGGGTATTTTGTTCCTGTTGCTCTGTTGGTTTGCGTCCTATTCACAGGGTTAGTGCTTAGCGGTGTTCGCCGGGCGAGCGTGGTTAATAGTGTGATTGTTGGTATGACGTTGCTTTCGCTCGGAGCTTTTGTGGTCTGTGGCTTGCCTTCGGTTTTCTCAACGGATCACAGCCGCTTTATTCCCTTTTTCGCTCCCGGACCGGAACATGGCAAAGGGGCGATGGCCGCGCTTCTTCACGCAACGGCATTGATGTTTGTGGCGTACACGGGGTATGGGCGAATTGCCACTTTGGGGGAAGAAGTTCACGATCCCCGGCGCATCATTCCACGGGCGATTGTTCTTACGTTGATTGTGTCCGCCGTTGTTTATACGGCGGTTAGCGCGGTGGCGGTAGGTGCCGTCGGTTCCGAAGCGCTTAGCCAAGCCGCCCATACCGGGGCAGCTCCCCTGGAAGTGGTGGCCCGTGGATTTTCACCTGCGGGAGTGCATTTAGTGGTGGCCTTGGGAGCTATGACGGCCATGCTGGGGGTTCTGCTCAACTTGATCCTCGGTTTATCACGGGTATTGTTGGCCATGGGACGGAGAGGCGATATGCCTGGGGCAGTGGCGCGTCTTAACGCAACGCAAACGACACCTTATGTGGCGGTCATCGTGGTGGGAATGATTATTATCGGTTTGGCCTCCCTGGGAAGCGTCAAGACGGCATGGACGTTCAGCGCGTTTACAGTGCTCATTTATTACGCCATTACAAATTTCGCCGCCCTGCGTCTGACAAAGGAACAGCGGCTTTATCCACGGATTTTTGCCTGGGGCGGCCTTGGGGCCTGTCTATTTTTGGCCTTTTGGGTAGAGGTTCAAGTCTGGGTTGCGGGGTTTATCCTCATTATGTTGGGGATGTTATGGTGGGTGGTCGCCCAGCAAATAGCTCTCAGGAAATCTGCATAG
- the mscL gene encoding large-conductance mechanosensitive channel protein MscL has protein sequence MLQEFKAFAMRGNVVDMAVGIIIGGAFGKIVASLVNDVIMPPIGKLLGGVDFGSLYINLSGTQYASLEAAKEVGAATINYGLFLNTVINFVIVAFAIFMMINVMNAAKKKEEAAPAAPPAPPRQEVLLEEIRNLLATKR, from the coding sequence ATGCTGCAGGAATTCAAAGCGTTTGCAATGCGAGGAAATGTGGTTGATATGGCAGTGGGTATCATCATCGGTGGCGCGTTCGGCAAAATCGTGGCTTCGCTGGTAAATGACGTTATTATGCCGCCGATTGGAAAATTGCTGGGAGGTGTTGATTTTGGAAGTTTGTATATCAATCTGAGCGGTACCCAGTATGCAAGTCTTGAGGCAGCAAAGGAAGTGGGCGCGGCCACCATTAATTACGGGCTTTTCCTGAACACGGTTATTAATTTCGTCATCGTTGCCTTTGCGATATTCATGATGATCAACGTAATGAATGCAGCCAAGAAAAAGGAGGAGGCAGCTCCTGCGGCTCCCCCAGCCCCTCCCCGTCAGGAAGTGCTGCTAGAGGAAATCAGGAATCTTCTAGCCACGAAGAGATGA
- the katG gene encoding catalase/peroxidase HPI, producing the protein MNTRKLSLAAAMACLLSMLLCTVVLASPVPDKGHAKPNKFWWPEQLDLSPLRAHSPESNPYGEEFNYAEEFKSLDLEAVKKDINGLLTQSQDWWPADYGNYGPFFIRMAWHSAGTYRQGDGRGGAGGGQQRFDPLNSWPDNANLDKARRLLWPVKQKYGRKISWADLLVLTGNVAMENMGFKTLGFAGGREDDWEPDLVYWGPETEMLGDERHMEGRKLDNPMGATQMGLIYVNPEGPNGNPDPVAAAKDIRETFARMGMNDEETVALIAGGHTFGKTHGAADPKEYVGPAPGGSPIEEQGLGWKSSFGKGNAEDTITSGLEGAWTSVPFVFTTMFLENLFKFEWKQTKSPAGAIQWIPTDESAAGMVPDAHIEGKFHAPIMLTTDLSLKEDPAYRKIAMRFHENPEEFKDAFARAWFKLTHRDMGPRSRYIGPDVPDLELIWQDPVPPVDHDLVKGTDIAKLKKEILDSGLTVPELVRTAWASAASFRVSDMRGGANGARVRLEPQKSWTVNNPQELQKVLKSLEKIQKDFNDSRKDNTKVSLADVIVLGGAAAIEKAAKDAGHTVEVPFAPGRTDASQAQTDVNTFAFLEPAADGFRNYLDDNCGKSPTDMLVDKASQLDLTVPEMTVLVGGLRALGANSGQSKHGIFTDQPGTLSADFFVNLLDISTKWEQSAESEGVYEGYDRKTGELKWTATSVDLIFGSNSELRAIAEVYAFDDSKEKFVSDFVDAWVKVMRLDRFDLS; encoded by the coding sequence ATGAATACACGCAAGTTATCACTGGCCGCAGCGATGGCATGCTTGTTGTCTATGCTGTTATGCACAGTCGTTTTGGCCAGTCCCGTCCCGGACAAGGGACATGCAAAGCCAAACAAATTCTGGTGGCCGGAGCAGCTGGATCTCAGCCCGCTTCGGGCACATTCTCCTGAATCCAATCCGTATGGCGAGGAATTCAATTACGCAGAGGAATTCAAGAGTCTCGACCTTGAGGCCGTGAAGAAGGATATTAACGGCCTACTGACGCAATCTCAGGATTGGTGGCCGGCGGATTACGGTAACTATGGGCCGTTTTTTATCCGGATGGCCTGGCACAGCGCGGGCACTTACAGGCAGGGGGACGGCCGGGGCGGTGCCGGGGGTGGCCAGCAGCGCTTTGATCCTCTCAACAGCTGGCCGGACAACGCGAATCTCGACAAGGCACGGCGCTTGCTTTGGCCTGTCAAACAGAAGTATGGAAGAAAGATTTCCTGGGCTGATTTGCTGGTTCTAACGGGCAATGTGGCCATGGAGAATATGGGCTTCAAGACCCTTGGCTTTGCCGGCGGGCGTGAAGACGACTGGGAGCCGGATCTGGTCTATTGGGGCCCTGAGACTGAAATGTTGGGTGATGAACGCCACATGGAAGGCAGAAAGCTGGATAATCCCATGGGCGCAACCCAGATGGGCCTTATTTATGTGAACCCTGAAGGCCCGAATGGCAACCCCGACCCAGTCGCCGCGGCAAAGGATATTCGTGAGACTTTTGCTCGTATGGGAATGAATGATGAAGAGACGGTTGCGCTGATTGCAGGCGGACATACCTTTGGCAAAACTCACGGCGCGGCTGATCCCAAGGAATATGTGGGCCCTGCACCGGGGGGTTCTCCGATCGAAGAGCAAGGCCTTGGCTGGAAAAGCTCCTTCGGTAAAGGCAATGCGGAAGATACCATCACCAGCGGCTTAGAGGGCGCATGGACATCGGTTCCATTCGTCTTTACGACGATGTTTCTGGAGAATTTGTTCAAATTCGAGTGGAAGCAAACGAAAAGCCCTGCAGGGGCGATACAGTGGATTCCAACCGATGAGTCCGCTGCCGGTATGGTGCCGGATGCGCATATTGAAGGGAAGTTTCACGCCCCCATCATGCTCACCACAGACCTGTCACTCAAGGAGGATCCCGCTTACCGGAAAATAGCAATGCGCTTCCACGAAAATCCTGAAGAATTCAAGGATGCCTTTGCCCGGGCCTGGTTCAAGCTGACGCACCGCGATATGGGGCCGCGCTCCCGCTATATTGGGCCGGATGTTCCGGACTTGGAGCTGATTTGGCAGGATCCTGTGCCTCCTGTGGATCACGACCTGGTCAAGGGTACGGATATCGCGAAACTCAAGAAAGAAATTCTCGATTCGGGGCTTACGGTCCCGGAGCTCGTCAGAACTGCCTGGGCCTCTGCTGCGAGCTTCCGTGTGAGCGATATGCGGGGTGGCGCGAATGGGGCGCGGGTGCGTTTGGAGCCGCAAAAGAGCTGGACGGTCAATAACCCGCAAGAGCTGCAGAAAGTGCTCAAGAGTCTGGAAAAGATCCAAAAGGACTTCAATGACTCACGCAAGGATAACACGAAGGTGTCTTTGGCTGATGTGATTGTTTTGGGCGGCGCTGCTGCCATCGAGAAGGCGGCAAAGGATGCGGGACACACCGTCGAGGTTCCTTTTGCGCCGGGGCGCACGGACGCCTCGCAGGCACAAACGGATGTGAACACCTTTGCATTTCTTGAGCCGGCTGCAGATGGTTTCCGTAATTACTTAGACGACAATTGCGGCAAGTCCCCCACTGACATGCTCGTGGACAAGGCGAGCCAATTGGATCTTACTGTTCCCGAGATGACCGTTCTGGTTGGCGGTTTGCGCGCGCTGGGGGCCAATTCCGGGCAATCCAAACACGGGATCTTCACGGACCAACCTGGGACACTGAGCGCTGACTTCTTCGTGAACTTGCTGGATATATCCACGAAATGGGAGCAGTCTGCGGAGTCTGAGGGCGTCTATGAAGGCTACGACCGCAAGACAGGCGAGCTAAAATGGACAGCGACTTCCGTTGATCTGATCTTCGGTTCGAACTCTGAATTGCGGGCGATTGCCGAGGTGTACGCATTTGACGATTCTAAAGAAAAGTTTGTGAGCGATTTTGTCGATGCTTGGGTTAAGGTGATGAGACTCGACCGCTTTGATCTAAGTTAG
- a CDS encoding arsenate reductase ArsC, which produces MSEPKFKILFLCTGNSCRSQMAEGWAKRLKGNLIEPYSAGIETHGLNPNAVKVMEEAGVDISSHQSKNVRDLMDIPFDYVVTVCGHANENCPRFPGKAKIVHTGFDDPPRLAENATTNEEKLDCYRKVRDEIRAFIESLPEGLES; this is translated from the coding sequence ATGTCTGAGCCCAAATTTAAGATACTCTTCCTCTGCACCGGCAATTCCTGCCGAAGCCAGATGGCCGAGGGCTGGGCCAAACGTCTCAAAGGCAATCTGATCGAACCCTATTCAGCCGGTATCGAAACACACGGCCTGAATCCCAATGCGGTCAAGGTAATGGAGGAGGCAGGAGTAGATATTTCGAGCCATCAATCCAAGAATGTTCGAGATTTGATGGATATTCCCTTTGATTACGTCGTCACTGTGTGTGGCCATGCCAATGAAAACTGCCCCCGGTTCCCCGGCAAGGCCAAAATCGTGCATACGGGTTTTGATGATCCTCCAAGATTGGCCGAGAACGCTACAACCAATGAAGAGAAGTTGGATTGTTACCGTAAAGTCCGCGATGAAATCAGAGCATTTATTGAATCACTACCCGAAGGATTAGAATCATGA
- a CDS encoding type II toxin-antitoxin system RelE/ParE family toxin produces MIYKIIFFVDTKGACPVEEYMEKLSAPQQDKVFAYLRRLQEVGPQLKRPAGDYLGGKIKLYELRPGRHRILYYFHGKNIVLLHAFLKKTDEIPKKDIELALFRKDICEVQFKHGRIETGD; encoded by the coding sequence ATGATATACAAAATCATCTTTTTCGTGGATACCAAGGGAGCCTGCCCCGTTGAGGAGTATATGGAAAAGCTTTCCGCCCCTCAGCAGGACAAAGTATTTGCCTATCTCAGACGATTGCAGGAGGTGGGGCCTCAGCTCAAGCGGCCTGCGGGCGATTATCTGGGAGGCAAGATCAAGCTCTACGAGTTGAGGCCAGGCAGACACCGGATTCTGTACTACTTCCACGGAAAGAACATCGTTCTCCTTCACGCCTTCTTGAAGAAGACGGATGAAATCCCGAAGAAGGACATCGAGTTGGCTTTATTCAGAAAAGACATTTGCGAGGTGCAGTTCAAGCACGGGCGCATTGAAACGGGAGATTAA
- a CDS encoding DsrE family protein → MKIGVIISSNDAETSWNALRYANFALSQKDDVKVFFMGKGVEYQNISTDKFDTIGQAEKLMQEGGEICACGTCIKSRNEEGSEMCPISTMKDMYDIVKESDKVVTF, encoded by the coding sequence ATGAAAATCGGCGTGATTATTTCGTCAAATGACGCGGAAACAAGCTGGAACGCGCTTCGGTACGCGAATTTTGCGCTTAGCCAGAAGGACGATGTGAAGGTGTTCTTCATGGGCAAGGGCGTTGAGTATCAGAATATCAGCACGGACAAGTTCGATACCATTGGGCAGGCTGAGAAATTAATGCAGGAAGGTGGGGAGATTTGTGCCTGCGGAACGTGCATCAAATCCCGCAATGAGGAAGGCTCTGAAATGTGTCCAATCAGCACGATGAAGGACATGTATGACATTGTCAAAGAAAGTGACAAGGTGGTGACATTTTAA
- a CDS encoding winged helix-turn-helix transcriptional regulator, whose translation MQPSLDSSNQLFKAFADPTRLRILNLLREGELCVCRLIEVLEIPQSRISRHMAYLRQAGLVELREEGTWNFYRLAEPSSGLHSRLVDCVSDCLAEIRQLKADMRKLGRIGSRV comes from the coding sequence ATGCAACCATCACTCGACAGCTCAAACCAACTGTTCAAGGCTTTTGCCGACCCAACCCGGCTCCGCATACTCAACCTGCTGAGGGAGGGGGAGCTTTGCGTGTGCCGCCTCATAGAAGTTTTGGAGATACCTCAGTCGCGCATCTCGCGACATATGGCCTATCTCAGGCAAGCCGGGCTGGTGGAACTGCGGGAGGAAGGGACTTGGAATTTCTACCGGCTGGCAGAGCCCTCATCCGGGCTCCATAGCCGCCTCGTTGACTGTGTTTCTGATTGCCTGGCGGAGATTCGCCAGTTGAAAGCCGATATGAGGAAACTTGGCCGGATTGGCAGCCGAGTTTGA
- the arsB gene encoding ACR3 family arsenite efflux transporter, with translation MTLPPSPHTETRHMTNPFEKYLTLWVALCIVGGILLGKLAPGFAKTLDAMALYVNGAPVVSIPIAICLFFMMYPIMVKIDFGEVIKAGRSGKPVFLTLFINWAIKPFTMYAIATLFLGVLFKGLIGAEAVDLVKMPFGLDLPVGAEHGSGIVVLHEGIKMLQVPLWRSYLAGCILLGVAPCTAMVLVWGYLARGNDGLTLVMVAINSLTMLLLYGLLGGFLLGVGRLPVPWQALLLSISIYVALPLVAGYFSRTWIIAHKGEAWFKDKFLHFLTPVTICALLVTLVLLFSFKGEVILANPFTILWIAVPLFIQAVAIFGLGYWAARLLRLPYPDAAPAAMIGASNHFEVAIATSTMLFGLSSGAALATVVGVLIEVPVMLMLVRFCTRTQHWFPNTHQASQT, from the coding sequence ATGACCTTGCCCCCATCCCCTCATACCGAAACCCGGCACATGACAAACCCCTTTGAAAAATACCTCACCTTGTGGGTTGCGCTCTGCATTGTGGGGGGTATCTTGCTTGGAAAGCTGGCGCCCGGATTTGCCAAGACATTGGATGCAATGGCTCTGTACGTCAATGGAGCCCCGGTCGTCTCGATCCCCATTGCAATCTGCCTCTTTTTTATGATGTACCCGATTATGGTCAAGATTGATTTCGGAGAAGTCATTAAAGCGGGACGCAGCGGGAAACCTGTATTCCTCACTCTGTTCATTAACTGGGCCATTAAGCCTTTTACGATGTACGCCATTGCCACGCTCTTTTTGGGGGTGCTCTTCAAGGGCTTGATCGGGGCCGAAGCCGTGGATTTGGTCAAGATGCCCTTCGGTTTGGATTTGCCGGTAGGAGCGGAACATGGTTCCGGCATCGTCGTCCTTCACGAAGGTATTAAGATGCTGCAAGTCCCCTTGTGGCGCAGCTACCTTGCCGGTTGCATCTTGTTGGGTGTTGCGCCTTGCACGGCAATGGTCTTGGTTTGGGGATACCTGGCGCGCGGCAATGACGGCCTAACACTTGTGATGGTGGCGATTAATTCGCTCACCATGCTTTTGCTCTACGGATTATTGGGAGGATTCCTTTTGGGCGTAGGGCGCTTGCCCGTGCCCTGGCAGGCATTACTTCTCTCCATCAGCATTTATGTGGCTTTGCCCCTGGTGGCGGGTTACTTCTCCCGCACCTGGATCATTGCCCACAAGGGAGAAGCCTGGTTTAAGGATAAATTCCTTCATTTCCTGACACCGGTGACCATCTGTGCCTTGTTGGTAACTTTGGTTTTACTTTTCTCTTTTAAAGGCGAGGTCATTCTTGCCAATCCCTTTACCATTTTGTGGATTGCCGTTCCCCTGTTCATCCAGGCGGTAGCCATTTTCGGGTTGGGTTATTGGGCTGCACGGCTTTTGAGGCTCCCGTATCCGGACGCCGCCCCCGCCGCCATGATCGGTGCCTCAAATCACTTTGAAGTGGCGATCGCCACATCAACCATGCTCTTTGGACTTTCCTCAGGGGCAGCTTTGGCTACCGTGGTGGGCGTATTGATTGAAGTGCCTGTGATGTTGATGCTGGTACGTTTCTGCACACGGACACAGCACTGGTTTCCAAATACACATCAAGCCAGCCAAACCTAG
- a CDS encoding helix-turn-helix transcriptional regulator, giving the protein MAKIAKSKFKTLDQVMQKQVKGDPERELNIQVEQVKIAVAEQLVEIREKTGLTQKQLAQKMGVSQQLISRIESGSDNLTLETLVRFLSVLGVVMKVEVDKKKGREQVLQFV; this is encoded by the coding sequence ATGGCCAAAATAGCGAAATCAAAATTTAAGACCTTAGACCAGGTTATGCAGAAACAGGTCAAAGGCGATCCTGAGCGGGAACTGAATATTCAGGTCGAGCAGGTGAAGATTGCGGTGGCCGAGCAGCTTGTGGAAATCCGGGAAAAGACCGGCTTGACCCAGAAGCAGTTGGCCCAGAAAATGGGCGTTTCCCAGCAGCTTATCAGCCGGATTGAGAGCGGTTCGGACAATCTTACTCTGGAAACCTTGGTGCGCTTCCTCAGTGTGCTGGGCGTGGTAATGAAGGTTGAAGTTGACAAGAAGAAAGGCCGAGAACAGGTTCTTCAATTCGTATAG